The segment TCAGCGGCTTGTTATCAGCTAAATGTAAGTTATCCTCCGCATTTTTATAAATCATAAATGGATAAGCAATCTCCATTTCAGTCCCTCCTTTCCAACATCTTTGTAGGTTTCTGTTTTAACTATAGTGAATAGAGAAAGTTGAATGGAACAGATAAAAAACAGCCATCTAAATTAAAATAAATGCGTTTTAACCCGAGGCTTTTCAACTTAAATCCCTGTATATGGAATAAACTCTTCTCTTTTGCTGAAAAATATTTCCAATAATAGATTATCGTTATATAATTGAGGTAAATTCATCCAGAGAGATATGGATTATAGATTAAAAGGAAAAGAGGGAGAGAATGGAAATAGGGGAAAGAATACGCCAAGTTCGGATACATAAAGGAATGACTCAAACAGAGTTGATCAACGGAATTTGCTCCAATACATACATCAGCAAAATCGAAAGTGGCAAAGCTAAGCCTTCTTATTCATTTATCGTGAAAATCGCGAAAGTGCTTGAAGTGGATACAGAGTTTCTGCTCAATGTGAATATGAAAAATGTAGAACCGGATGTCCACCGAATTTACGAAAGTTATATCAGTTCCAGAAAAATCAATTCCCAGGACCTCGCTCTACTAAAACTCCATTCTAAGGAAAACCATTCAAATTCCACTTTGATTAAAATATATTGTGTTTTGATTTCGTATTACACCACTTTTGATATGGAAGAAGCTCATCAAATAGTCGAACAAGCTAAGAACATTATTTCACCTGCCCAATCCACTTTCGAGAATGAAATTTCTTATTATTTTCATAGCCTTTACAAATATTTCAACAAGAATAAAAACTATTCAGAAGCTTTGTTTTACGCGAGTCTTCATCTTGACTCCTTACAACACGAAGGAACATCGTTGCGGGCAGCAAAAGCTTATTTGAACTTGGCTCAAGTCCGAACAAAAATGGATGAAGATTTGGAATTAGCGAGATTGTATACAAAAAAGGCTTTACAGATCTTTAAAGATCAGGATTTTAAAGGAGGAATCGCAAATTCTTTGGCTCAATTAGCCATCCAATACCATCGAAACGATTTATATGATGACGCATTGAAGATTTTGGATGAACTTTCTCAATTCTCAAAGGAGGTTAATGAAGATTACTATGCACCAATTTTGTCTTATAATTATGGACGCATTTATCAAAAACAAAAGCAATTCGATCAAGCGGTTTCATACATGCTCCAGAGCATTGAATATGACATAAAAGCAAATAAAGAAGAAGAAACCATTCACGCCCTTAAAGTTCTAAGTAAAATAAGCATCGAAAGAAAGAACTGGGAAGAAGCGGGTGAGTATTTAAAGAAAGCTTTCCGCCTGACCAATTTGTACAACCTGCCCAATTCTTATATCCAGCTTTTGCATTTGAGATCCCAGATCTATAAAGCCCGGTTTGATTTTCCTTCCTATGAAAAAGAACTTCAGCAGGCAGTTCAGTTGGCACAAGAAGGAAATTATCCGTTGCTCATCAAAGAAATCAGCATAGAACTGGCAGAGCATTATCACGAGGCCCGCGCCTATAAGATGGCAGCCAAATATTATCAATTTGCCCTCCTTCGATAAACTCTTCTTTCTCGCAGCTTTTTGTTCCAGCACTATTAGTCGTGGTTTACTCAAACTAACTCTTTCCGAAATACATACAAAGCAACAGGTCGAACTGCTGCATATTTCAAATTCCCTAATACTAACAAAGTGAATTTTCCTTCAGAAACCAAAAAGAACCTCCAATCCCGCGAAGGATTGAAGGTTCTTTGTTTTGTTATTTGCTTAATACTTTTTCTTTCGCCATCGAAGCAAGTTCTTCGTTCAATTGAAGCGCTTCGGCTGTTGATGTATGGATGTCGCGGAGAAGCTCCGGATTTTCCATTAAGGATAAGCCGTAAGAAGGAATCATTTCTTTGATTTTCGGCTCCCAGTTCTTAACTTGTTCAGGGAAGCATTTTTCGAAAATCTCAAGCATCGCATGGACAGCCGTTGAAGCGCCGGGAGATGCTCCCAGTAATGCAGCAATTGAGCCATCAGCAGCCGTAACGATTTCCGTACCAAACTGCAGCGTCCCTTTGCCTTTGTCGGTGTCTTTGATCACTTGCACACGCTGGCCGGCAACCACGACATCCCAATCCTCCACTTTGGCAGTCGGGATGAACTCACGCAGTTCTTCGACGCGTTTTTCGTTCGACAGCATGACTTGCTGAACGAGGTATTTCGTCAATGACATTTCTTTCGCCCCTGCAGCAAGCATTGTGAAGACGTTATTCGGTTTTACAGATCCAAGTAAGTCCATATTCGAGCCTGTTTTCAGGAACTTCGGCGAGAAGCCGGCAAACGGTCCGAACAGCAATGACTTTTTATTGTCGATAAAGCGTGTATCCAGATGCGGCACGGACATCGGCGGAGCACCCAGTTTCGCTTTGCCGTATACTTTCGCATGGTGCTGTTCAACGATTTCCGGATCTTTGCAGACAAGGAACAGCCCGCTTACCGGGAATCCTCCAATATGCTTCGATTCCGGAATGCCTGTTTTTTGAAGCAATGGCAGACTTCCGCCGCCGCCGCCGATAAACACGAAGTCAGCACTGTGGTATTCAATTTTGTTGTTGGCCGTATCTTGCACTTTAACTTCCCATTTGCTGTCGCCAGAGCGTTTGATGTCTTTAACGTTGTGGTTATAGTTGATTTCAACATTCTGTTCTTTCAAGTGTTCAAACAGCATCTTCGTTAAAGCACCAAAGTTAACATCAGTTCCTGAATCGATTTTTGTTGCGGCAATCGGCTCATCTACTGTGCGGCCTTCCATGATCAATGGAATCCATTTTTTCAATGTTTCCGGGTTATCGGAATACTCCATCCCGTGGAATAACGGATTTTTAGAAAGCGCTTCAAAACGTTTGCTTAAGAAGTTTACATTGTCTTCCCCTTGCACCAAACTCATATGCGGCAGAG is part of the Planococcus shenhongbingii genome and harbors:
- a CDS encoding helix-turn-helix domain-containing protein yields the protein MEIGERIRQVRIHKGMTQTELINGICSNTYISKIESGKAKPSYSFIVKIAKVLEVDTEFLLNVNMKNVEPDVHRIYESYISSRKINSQDLALLKLHSKENHSNSTLIKIYCVLISYYTTFDMEEAHQIVEQAKNIISPAQSTFENEISYYFHSLYKYFNKNKNYSEALFYASLHLDSLQHEGTSLRAAKAYLNLAQVRTKMDEDLELARLYTKKALQIFKDQDFKGGIANSLAQLAIQYHRNDLYDDALKILDELSQFSKEVNEDYYAPILSYNYGRIYQKQKQFDQAVSYMLQSIEYDIKANKEEETIHALKVLSKISIERKNWEEAGEYLKKAFRLTNLYNLPNSYIQLLHLRSQIYKARFDFPSYEKELQQAVQLAQEGNYPLLIKEISIELAEHYHEARAYKMAAKYYQFALLR
- a CDS encoding malate:quinone oxidoreductase codes for the protein MGNLQNKKDIILIGAGVMSATLGAMIKEVAPEWNIKVFEKLEQAGAESSNEWNNAGTGHAALCELNYTPEQADGTVEIKKAININEQFQLSRQFWSFLVKNNRISNPQDFIMSLPHMSLVQGEDNVNFLSKRFEALSKNPLFHGMEYSDNPETLKKWIPLIMEGRTVDEPIAATKIDSGTDVNFGALTKMLFEHLKEQNVEINYNHNVKDIKRSGDSKWEVKVQDTANNKIEYHSADFVFIGGGGGSLPLLQKTGIPESKHIGGFPVSGLFLVCKDPEIVEQHHAKVYGKAKLGAPPMSVPHLDTRFIDNKKSLLFGPFAGFSPKFLKTGSNMDLLGSVKPNNVFTMLAAGAKEMSLTKYLVQQVMLSNEKRVEELREFIPTAKVEDWDVVVAGQRVQVIKDTDKGKGTLQFGTEIVTAADGSIAALLGASPGASTAVHAMLEIFEKCFPEQVKNWEPKIKEMIPSYGLSLMENPELLRDIHTSTAEALQLNEELASMAKEKVLSK